The Oryza glaberrima chromosome 5, OglaRS2, whole genome shotgun sequence DNA segment TATTATAAATCGATATGATTTTCTTTGTCatcatttttaagtttaaccaaatatatagaaaaacacAGTAGTACTTTCAACCTAAAataactatattattaaaatatgttcaatttaaaatttaatgaaactattttACTaggtttttataaatttggttaaattataaaaagtttgattaagagaaaaataaagcgggacttataatataaaaaacgGGGAGAGTAGTATTTACTTACTCCACTTCAGACTTTAGGCTTGTCgattatacttcctctgttacaaaataagtgtagttttgcattGTTGATGtacaatgtttgaccgttcgtcttatttgaaaactttttatgtttaatattattttattgttagtagatgataaaatatgaatagtactttatgtgtgactaagttttttaaaaaaatttcataaattttttaagtaagacggatgatcaaacatTTATatacggatatccacggctgtatttattttaggatagaggtaGTACCAGTTAAGCAGCTTATTACATTCCCGATCGAAACAGATCCGATGCCTTGAACGCTACGTATACTGCAGTTATTCTGATGTCCAAGATATGCACTCTTGTTCATCGATCCCATGCATCCTCGATTTGCCTAACCAGGTGATTTTACTAAGGATGCATGGTATTTAGATAGATCTACTGGAGTGTACACTACTAAACTCCGATCACTAGGCGAATTAAAACGGCCGATGTACGTGATTGTCTTAAAAAAACACGATGTGTCCACAGTAGTGCGATACAGTGGTACATAGTGTCATGTATTTTAACTTCTAACACACCTGGAATCAAGTAATTAAACAGAGATAATGCTATTAACGAAGTACTGATCGCTTGCAGCGCACTCCAGCCCACACGCGAGTTCATCATTTCCTGGCCCTCGATTCCCCAACGAACCCTCGTATTTTCCACACAACTTGAATATACAGTCTCTCTGATCCCCTTCTAATCAGAATCCAAAACAGCAATCACGAGCCATCTTAAATTTCttactatttatttattatcaCTATATGCGTCTATGCACTTCTACGTACGCACACGCACGCTATAAATTGCACCATCATCTCTCGCTTCTTGTCTTCGCAACGATCCTAGTTAACCCAAGGGTTTAATTCTGTCTGTATACTATATACCATATCTTACCAGACTAGATCttgcttagctagctagcgaaTTAGTGTCTTGTAGCTAGTTATTACGTACTCGATCGTGTGTGGATTACGTTGACTAATTAATCGCGAGTTCGATCGCGATGGCACTGTTGTTCGTCAAGTTCGTTGTActctcgctcgccgccgtgctgctcgctctcgacggcggcggcggcggcggaggcggcgcctccgccatgggcctgcccccgccgccgccgacggtgaACTTCAGCATCGGCGTGCAGGGCATGGTGTGGTGCAAGACCTGCAGGTACCCCGGCTACCTCGCCGCAATGGACGCGTCCCCGCTCGCAGGTAAGCTCACAGTGACCGACCATTACATTTCACAATTGAAAAAATTTACAGTTCTTCAAAGTTAGTAGTTACCAAGAGgtaataaattttttaatgCATTTCCGTACCTCCTAATACTAGAGACACCAAATTTACACTTAAAAAATATGACACCACCCAACATCTTTTTAAGAACTGTAAAATCAATGTTCtcgattactccctccgtcccaaaaaaaaacctaacctaATATGAGATAGGACATAATCTAGTACAACTAATCTAGATAAGAGTCTGGCCAGATTCGTTCTACTAGTTTATATCCTATCACATactaggttgggttttttttgacggagggagtacatgttgtTGTTGTCGACATAACATCTTGAGAAACGTCTAGGGTATTTCAGCTAGCTTCATAAGATCTCGGTTCGAACCTCACCTCTTTAATTTATCATATTAGTTTCTTCCCTAATATATATTCGCGTTTTGTTTTAACGTAAcatctcgccggcggccgtgcGTGTGCGTGTATATGTGTCTGCAGGAGCGGTGGCCTACCTGCGTTGCCGGCACGGGCACCGGCGGGTGGCGTCGATCAGGGGGgtggccgggagcggcggctaCTTCCGGATCGAGACGTCGCAGCTGACGTCGTTCACGAGCCAGGAGTGCAGGGTGTACGTGCCCCGGTCGCCGTCGCGCGCGTGCGCCGTCCCCGGCCACGGCAGGAGGGGCCTGCCGCTCAAGTTCGAGGAGTTCGTCAAGCGCGACAACGGCCTCCAGGGCCTCTACTCCGTCGGCAACTTCGTCTTCTCCCCCAAATACCCCAACAAGTGCTACTGATCCATTGATCCATCGATCTGTCCATGTTGGTGTGttcgatcgtcgtcgtcgccaagaTCAGAGACCGGGCCTGAATAAATCGATCGGCTAGGCTAATTAATTCATTGACTCGATCTTGCATTGGGGAGATGGATTAGTTGCTGTAGTGCGTAGTTAGGGCTGGTTTTGCATTGGTTTACGATGCTTATATGGTAGAGGAGTATGGCTGTAATAATTAAGATGTTATGCAATCGAGACAGCTTGTATGTTTATTTCGCTATCGTTTAATTTTCTCTGTAACCTTGTTCTTCCTATCACGTAAAATTACCTCAGAGAATCCGTTAATTTCTTGATCTTAACTCAGTCTCCCATGCTGACAACTTTGCTGGATTGGACATGAATAGGTTGTAATAAGTAGACTCGATTGCGATTCAAATAAAGAAAGAATTGGTTTGTCTTTGCTGCTATCAGGCCCAGCCCAATAAAGAATAGTAAAGCAGAAAAGCCCACCAAAGGCAAGATAAAGAGCCCAATCTGTTGTCAATCTTTGATCCACAAACCCATCAAGATCACGTATAGTCGACTGGTCACCGACGATCTATACCCAACGCGGTTTGGCTTGGGCAAGCCGGCAAGACCGCACACAACCACACTAATCACACATGCTTGTAGCTAAGACAAGATCATTTGGGAGCCATAGACTGAAAGGAAGTATGGTTGCTAAGACGTCATTTCAGAAAGGCGCAAATCCATTATAAAAAGGGGATCAAAAGGAGATGTATCATGGTTATGCTCCTCCCACCTTCAACCCTTTTTTCTCGCTTTCGCATTAATCATCCAAACGTGCTCTCAGCCACTCTCACTTGCCAAACACTCCTCTTCTCACACatctctctccatttttttaaaaaaaatcttttgagaATCTCTCCAGGTATTTCAATCTGCCAAATGGCAATATGGCATCAATCATTATCACGTATTTCTTCGGTAGTTTAATTTAGTAGTGGATAATGTTTTTGTCTTTTAAATAACGTTTGAtaattcatcttattaaaaaaaagtgtaaatGTGCTAAAGTATA contains these protein-coding regions:
- the LOC127774933 gene encoding non-classical arabinogalactan protein 31-like, which encodes MALLFVKFVVLSLAAVLLALDGGGGGGGGASAMGLPPPPPTVNFSIGVQGMVWCKTCRYPGYLAAMDASPLAGAVAYLRCRHGHRRVASIRGVAGSGGYFRIETSQLTSFTSQECRVYVPRSPSRACAVPGHGRRGLPLKFEEFVKRDNGLQGLYSVGNFVFSPKYPNKCY